In a single window of the Globicephala melas chromosome 10, mGloMel1.2, whole genome shotgun sequence genome:
- the HDHD5 gene encoding haloacid dehalogenase-like hydrolase domain-containing 5 → MAALGEAAARWAPGVWRRAARSATGFGGRRFASGSQSPPTFGFLLDIDGVLVRGHQVIPAAREAFRRLVDPQGQLRVPVVFVTNAGNILQCSKAQELSALLGFQVEPDQVILSHSPMKLFSQHHDKRMLVSGQGPLVENARALGFKHVVTVDELRAAFPVLDMVDLQRRPKTTPLPRNDFPAIEGVLLLGEPVRWETSLQLIMDILLSDGNPGTGLATAPYPHLPVLASNTDLLWMAEAKMPRFGHGTFLLCLEAVYRKVTGRELCYAGLMGKPSLLTYQYAEGLLARQAARRGWVAPIRSLYAVGDNPMSDIYGANLFHQHLQTRREGAARSCASILVCTGVYSPRAWGPAAPALGGEGPPFHGHRDLGFNPGLLQAAHVVSDVHEAVGLVLGKEGWAL, encoded by the exons ATGGCTGCCCTCGGCGAGGCGGCGGCGCGGTGGGCACCCGGAGTGTGGCGGCGGGCGGCGCGCTCGGCCACTGGGTTCGGGGGCCGCCGTTTCGCGAGCGGCTCGCAG AGCCCTCCCACCTTCGGGTTCCTGTTGGACATCGATGGGGTGCTGGTTCGGGGCCACCAGGTCATCCCCGCTGCGAGGGAGGCCTTCCGCAGGCTCGTGGACCCCCAGGGGCAGCTGCGGGTGCCCGTGGTCTTTGTCACGAACGCGGGGAACATCTTACAGTGCAGCAAAGCCCAGGAGCTGTCAGCCCTGCTGGGCTTCCAG GTGGAGCCCGACCAGGTGATACTGTCCCACAGCCCCATGAAGCTGTTCTCGCAGCATCACGACAAGCGGATGCTGGTGTCTGGGCAGGGGCCCCTGGTGGAAAATGCCCGAGC ACTGGGCTTCAAGCACGTGGTCACAGTGGACGAGCTGCGGGCGGCCTTCCCTGTGCTGGACATGGTGGATCTGCAGCGGCGGCCCAAGACCACG CCCCTCCCAAGGAACGACTTCCCTGCGATCGAAG GGGTGCTTCTCCTTGGGGAGCCCGTGCGCTGGGAGACGAGCCTGCAGCTGATCATGGACATCCTCCTCAGCGATGGGAACCCCGGCACCGGTCTGGCGACGGCCCCCTATCCCCACCTCCCTGTCCTGGCCAGCAACACGGACCTCCTCTGGATGGCCGAAGCCAAGATGCCCAG GTTCGGCCACGGCACCTTCCTGCTGTGCCTGGAGGCCGTTTACCGGAAGGTGACGGGCAGAGAGCTCTGCTACGCGGGCCTAATGGGCAAGCCCAGCCTCCTCACCTACCAGTACGCGGAGGGCCTGCTCGCCAGGCAGGCGGCGCGGCGGGGCTGGGTGGCCCCGATCCGGAGTCTCTACGCCGTGGG TGACAACCCCATGTCCGACATCTATGGGGCCAACCTGTTCCACCAGCACCTGCAGACAAGGCGGGAGGGGGCGGCCCGGAGCTGCGCCTCCATCCTGGTGTGCACCGGCGTGTACAGCCCCCGGGCCTGGGGGCCCGCCGCTCCCGCCCTGGGTGGCGAGGGGCCTCCGTTCCACGGGCACCGGGACCTTGGCTTCAACCCGGGGCTCCTGCAGGCGGCCCACGTGGTGAGCGACGTGCACGAGGCCGTGGGGCTGGTCCTTGGCAAGGAGGGCTGGGCTCTGtag